The following coding sequences lie in one Takifugu flavidus isolate HTHZ2018 chromosome 4, ASM371156v2, whole genome shotgun sequence genomic window:
- the plxnb1b gene encoding plexin-B1 isoform X5 yields MVRHLFVLALKMLLSILLLAISFSVSVVRGSSPLSLYPTFVQNNTQFEHLALHPDPSIGWIYVGAQDHLFQLDRFLQPEYQTDTGPIIDSRECLPPVTESNCPQARITNNHNKLLLVDPYSMELITCGSVNQGICQKRSLDSVNNVFFSTERPVDTQYVAANHPNVSTVGLVVRPKPDRKPLMFVGRGYTSSHPPISTRNLAQEPVFSYEETAKLAVAGRLSEYDHHFVSSFAHRQHVYFFFYRRDLKSMSREYRTYVSRICLDDQAYYSYVEVPLTCRSMAGKVYNLLQAAQLGISKDGVVDSETLFGVFSTHSTSSFPPSEDSALCMFNLEDVDRRIISTRDLCYTQMGREAGVEVAYIEYEVKSNCANLPEPFPFISSVLDIRMGRRGGTLALRHHAVNQLPVQVPEEDSHSTFMDALVQKDLPNTLETYPCGSDHTPSPMASRVPVEAETILNSPSARLTAVAVSVRAAHTIAFLGDSRGNLHKVFLGPNGEVEEYSVISVQKNAAISSDLILDQNEEHLFIMTPNMLQKRPVAECQQHPDCQSCLLAHDPYCGWCVLDGRCVLQSQCSRGQRPGEWLWSFDMDQQCLQVQELNPSNLSREESQTVSLTVPGLPLLDEGESYSCIFEDVHSPAVVSRDRVSCQSPNPGSLPVVPLGQDYITVSLSLRFGSVTITVRDFTFYDCTAVKQLSGRTPCRGCVRSRWGCNWCVQQHVCTHKPTCEDGAIIYNQHGDEGSYVSWGSSACPCLEKVQGSSLLPVGVERKITLLAQNLHLYQDVELDYECVLVIEGHTVVVDAFVESDDMNPSSFDITCQLHKYQYSSVGNQYNAMVYVKRRNTFHLDSSPDLFVTLYNCSVGRSDCSRCHTADQKYGCVWCGGAQASCLYSQSCSEPVQHTCPAPVIHSIEPLSGLLEGGTMVTISGSNLGQKVEDILHSVSVAGVPCSVISSLYEISSRIVCRTAASGGKNSGQVSVKVSGGELGLSTEMFTFQDPFVMSVSPHRGPKAGGTILTIIGRNLLTGRPSDLTVTVGRVSCHIMEPYSSSSLQCVTGSSNLTGQYRVTLHYSSGLRHLHSSTYRYTHNPNITLAMPTKSFLRGGRLIYVSGHNLDVVQEPRMVVTSSSFQLMQQRGKRMLPDHPECPENLQCFVREFSERCDVNSSSLMLCRSPSVDSSVMGSKMTVEFLLDNLRFNLSSLTPQGFTYEPNPDLRPLNQQDPMKAYRYNPGSFIQLEGENLDLAITKDEVVVLIGQGVCAVKTLTRNHLYCEPPPKQPPPISNGRKREGFDSLPEFTVQMGNLNFSLGKVQYDTIGLSTFPLEAQIGVGVGASIVALIVLIIVLIYRRKSKQAMKDYKKVQIQLENLETSVRDRCKKEFTDLMTEMMDMSSDLVGSGIPFLDYRMYAERIFFPGHRESPLRRDLDVQECRRQTVEQGLVQLSNLLNSKLFLTKFIHTLESQRTFSPRDRAYVASLLTVALHGKLEYFTDILKTLLNDLVEQYVAKNPKLMLRRTETVVEKLLTNWMSICLYAFLRDSAGESLYMLFRAIKHQVDKGPVDAVTGKAKYTLNDNRLLREDVEYRTLTLNVLVQGAGVSEYQPLPTKVLDCDTITQVKEKLLDQVYKGTSFSHRPHSDLLDLEWRSGVAGHLILSDEDLTSVVQGSWKRLNTLQHYKVPEGATVALVARHTKHIHHDNHDYMAGEKTPMLEDADEGGVRPWHLVKASEEPELPKHRRGSLRERERAKAIPEIYLTRLLSMKGTLQKFVDDLFTVILSTCRPVPLAVKYFFDLLDEQAGQHGISDSDTIHIWKTNSLPLRFWINIIKNPQFIFDVQASDHVDAVLSVISQTFMDSCTIAEHKLGRDSPINKLLYARDIPRYKQMVERYYSDIRQTVSASDQEMNSALAELSRVSTRDESIKYYINIKMLTNATLMFQNYSGELNYLVALHELYKYINKYYDQIITALEEDSTAQKMQLGYRLQQIAAAVENKVTDL; encoded by the exons ATGGTCCGTCATCTTTTCGTCTTAGCATTGAAAATGCTTCTGTCCATCCTGCTGCTTGCGATCAGCTTTTCTGTCAGTGTTGTCAGAGGTTCATCTCCATTGAGTCTTTATCCCACCTTTGTCCAAAACAACACCCAGTTTGAACATTTGGCCTTACATCCTGATCCCAGCATCGGCTGGATCTACGTAGGAGCCCAAGATCACCTCTTCCAGTTGGATCGTTTCCTCCAGCCTGAATATCAGACAGACACTGGACCCATCATTGACAGCAGGGAGTGTTTACCCCCTGTAACAGAGAGCAACTGTCCACAGGCAAGGATTACAAATAACCACAACAAGCTTCTGCTGGTTGACCCTTACTCCATGGAGCTGATTACTTGTGGGAGTGTCAATCAGGGAATTTGTCAGAAGCGCAGTCTGGACTCGGTAAATAATGTATTTTTCTCTACAGAGAGGCCAGTGGATACTCAGTATGTTGCTGCTAACCACCCAAATGTTAGCACGGTAGGActggtggttcgccctaaaccTGACAGAAAACCACTTATGTTTGTGGGTCGAGGTTATACGAGCAGCCATCCACCTATTTCCACACGGAATCTTGCTCAGGAACCTGTCTTTTCCTACGAGGAGACTGCCAAGTTGGCCGTGGCAGGCCGTTTATCAGAATATGACCATCATTTCGTTTCATCCTTTGCCCATCGTCAGCATGTGTACTTCTTCTTCTACAGACGAGACCTGAAGTCGATGTCACGCGAATATCGCACCTATGTCTCTCGCATCTGTTTGGATGACCAGGCCTATTATTCTTATGTGGAAGTACCCTTAACATGTCGCTCCATGGCAGGAAAAGTTTACAACCTCTTACAAGCTGCCCAGCTGGGAATCTCCAAAGATGGTGTCGTGGACTCAGAAACTCTGTTTGGGGTCTTTTCTACTCATTCAACATCATCCTTCCCTCCTAGCGAAGACTCTGCCCTGTGCATGTTTAACCTTGAAGATGTGGATCGCAGGATTATCTCCACCAGAGACCTGTGTTACACTCAAATGGGGAGAGAAGCTGGAGTGGAGGTCGCTTACATTGAGTATGAAGTCAAGTCCAACTGCGCCAACCTGCCAGAG CCTTTTCCTTTTATATCATCAGTCTTGGACATTAgaatggggaggagggggggaactTTGGCTCTCAGACACCATGCTGtgaaccagcttcctgtccaggtaccAGAGGAGGACTCCCACTCTACATTTATGGACGCTTTGGTCCAGAAAGACTTACCG AACACTCTGGAGACCTACCCCTGTGGCTCTGACCACACCCCCAGCCCCATGGCCAGCAGGGTGCCTGTGGAAGCAGAAACTATCCTGAATAGCCCTTCGGCCCGCCTCACTGCTGTGGCCGTCAGCGTGAGGGCGGCTCATACCATCGCCTTCCTGGGAGATTCCAGGGGGAACTTACACAAG GTGTTTCTGGGACCAAATGGTGAAGTGGAGGAGTACTCTGTCATCTCCGTTCAGAAGAATGCAGCCATCAGTTCAGATCTGATCCTGGACCAGAATGAGGAACACCTGTTCATCATGACTCCCAACATG CTTCAGAAAAGACCTGTGGCTGAGTGTCAGCAGCACCCGGACTGTCAGTCCTGTCTACTCGCCCACGACCCCTACTGTGGCTGGTGTGTCCTGGATGGAAG gtgtgtgttgcagtCACAATGTTCCCGTGGCCAGCGTCCTGGAGAGTGGCTCTGGAGCTTTGACATGGATCAGCAGTGCCTCCAGGTCCAGGAGCTGAACCCCTCAAAcctcagcagggaggagagTCAAACT GTATCTCTGACTGTGCCTGGGCTCCCCCTGTTGGACGAGGGGGAATCGTACTCATGCATCTTCGAGGATGTCCACAGTCCTGCTGTGGTCAGTAGGGACAGAGTCTCCTGCCAGTCTCCCAATCCTGGCTCATTACCTGTAGTGCCTCTAGGCCAGG ACTATATCACAGTCAGCCTGTCCCTGCGTTTTGGCAGCGTCACCATCACTGTGAGGGACTTCACCTTCTACGACTGCACCGCTGTGAAACAGCTGTCTGGCCGTACACC TTGCCGTGGGTGTGTTCGGAGCCGGTGGGGCTGTAACTGGTGCGTCCAACAACATGTGTGTACCCACAAACCAACCTGTGAGGACGGCGCGATCATCTACAACCAACAT GGTGATGAGGGTTCATATGTTAGCTGGGGATCTTCAGCATGTCCTTGTCTGGAGAAGGTTCAGGGTTCATCGCTGCTTCCTGTGGGAGTGGAAAGAAAGATCACCTTACTGGCCCAAAACCTACACCTGTATCAG GATGTGGAGCTGGATTATGAGTGTGTTCTGGTCATTGAGGGACATACAGTGGTGGTTGATGCCTTCGTAGAGAGTGATGACATGAATCCATCCAGTTTTGATATCACCTGCCAACTGCACAAG TACCAGTATTCTAGTGTGGGGAATCAGTACAACGCCATGGTGTACGTCAAGAGGAGAAACACCTTCCACCTAGACAGTTCTCCTGATCTGTTTG TTACTCTGTATAACTGCTCTGTCGGTCGCTCTGACTGCAGCCGATGCCATACGGCTGACCAAAAATACGGCTGTGTATGGTGTGGTGGTGCTCAGGCCAGCTGCTTGTACTCACAGTCCTGCAGTGAGCCAGTCCAGCACACCTGCCCTGCCCCTGTCATCCACAGC ATTGAACCACTTTCTGGCCTGTTGGAAGGTGGAACCATGGTGACCATATCAGGCTCCAATCTGGGCCAGAAGGTTGAAGACATCCTCCACTCAGTGTCAGTGGCTGGGGTTCCATGCTCAGTGATTTCCAGCCTCTACGAGATTTCCTCCAG GATTGTGTGCAGAACCGCAGCCAGTGGTGGGAAGAATTCAGGACAGGTGTCTGTTAAAGTGAGTGGAGGAGAATTGGGCCTGTCCACTGAGATGTTCACCTTCCAG GATCCGTTTGTGATGTCTGTCTCACCTCATCGTGGACCTAAAGCTGGAGGGACGATTCTAACCATCATTGGGCGAAATCTGCTCACAGGAAGGCCATCTGACCTGACCGTCACTGTGGGCAGAGTGTCCTGTCACAT AATGGAGCCGTATAGCTCCAGCAGTCTTCAGTGTGTTACAGGCAGCAGTAACCTCACAGGTCAATACAGAGTCACGCTTCATTACAGCAGTGGTCTGCGTCACCTACACTCATCTACCTATAGATACACTCACAACCCCAACATCACCTTGGCCATGCCCACCAAGAGCTTTCTACG tggtgGGAGGCTCATCTATGTGTCTGGACACAACCTGGATGTGGTTCAAGAGCCTCGTATGGTGGTGACCAGCTCCTCCTTCCAGCTGATGCAGCAGAGGGGGAAGAGGATGCTTCCAGACCATCCAGAGTGTCCTGAAAACCTGCAGTGCTTTGTTCgagag TTCTCAGAGCGATGTGACGTGaactcctcctctctgatgcTCTGTCGCTCCCCCTCGGTGGACTCCTCTGTCATGGGGTCAAAGATGACCGTTGAGTTTCTTCTGGACAACCTTCGTTTCAACTTGAGCAGTCTGACTCCTCAAGGCTTCACTTATGAGCCCAACCCAGATCTGAGACCTCTGAACCAACAGGACCCTATGAAGGCTTACCGCTACAACCCTGGTAGCTTCATCCAACTGGAG GGTGAAAACCTGGACTTGGCCATCACCAAGGATGAGGTGGTGGTCTTGATTGGGCAGGGGGTGTGTGCTGTTAAGACCCTGACCAGAAACCATTTATATTGTGAGCCACCACCAAAGCAGCCTCCTCCAATATCGAATGGAAGAAAGCGCGAGGGTTTTGACAGCCTGCCTGAATTCACG GTCCAGATGGGCAACCTAAACTTCTCCTTGGGTAAAGTGCAGTACGACACCATAGGCCTGTCCACATTCCCCCTCGAGGCTCAGATTGGCGTTGGTGTTGGAGCATCTATAGTCGCTCTCATTGTCCTCATCATTGTGCTCATATACAG GAGGAAGAGTAAACAGGCAATGAAAGACTACAAGAAGGTCCAGATCCaactggagaacctggagaccAGTGTCAGAGATCGCTGCAAGAAAGAGTTTACAG acctgatgacggAGATGATGGACATGTCCAGCGACCTGGTTGGTTCAGGAATCCCCTTTCTGGACTACCGAATGTACGCCGAGCGCATTTTCTTCCCCGGCCACCGAGAGTCTCCGTTAAGGCGGGACCTAGACGTCCAGGAGTGTCGGAGACAAACAGTGGAGCAAGGCCTGGTTCAGCTGTCAAACCTGCTCAACAGCAAACTCTTCCTTACCAAG TTCATCCACACTCTGGAGAGCCAGCGTACTTTCTCCCCCAGAGACAGAGCCTATGTGGCATCTCTGCTGACGGTGGCGCTGCACGGCAAGCTGGAATATTTCACCGACATCCTCAAGACGCTCCTCAACGATCTAGTGGAGCAGTATGTTGCTAAGAACCCAAAACTGATGTTGCGGCG GACTGAGACTGTGGTGGAGAAGCTCTTGACCAACTGGATGTCCATCTGCCTCTATGCTTTCCTCAGG GACTCTGCAGGTGAGTCTCTCTACATGCTGTTCAGGGCCATCAAGCACCAGGTGGATAAAGGCCCTGTGGATGCTGTGACCGGCAAGGCCAAGTACACCCTGAATGACAACCGGCTGTTGCGAGAAGATGTGGAGTACAGAACTTTG ACGCTGAATGTGTTGGTGCAGGGTGCAGGGGTCAGTGAATACCAGCCCTTACCCACCAAGGTTCTGGATTGTGACACCATCACACAAGTGAAGGAGAAGCTTCTGGACCAGGTCTACAAGGGAACATCCTTCTCCCACAGGCCCCACAGTGACTTGCTCGACCTGG AGTGGCGATCTGGTGTTGCTGGTCATCTCATCCTGTCTGACGAGGATTTGACATCAGTGGTTCAGGGCAGCTGGAAGAGGCTCAACACCCTGCAGCATTACAAG GTACCAGAAGGAGCAACAGTTGCACTAGTTGCTCGTCACACCAAACACATTCACCACGACAACCATGACTACATGGCAGGAGAGA AGACTCCCATGCTGGAGGACGCAGATGAGGGTGGGGTGAGACCGTGGCATCTTGTTAAAGCTAGCGAGGAGCCAGAGCTGCCAAAACACCGAAGAGGAAGCCTGAGGGAGCGTGAGAGGGCCAAGGCAATCCCTGAGATCTACCTTACCCGCCTGCTGTCCATGAAG GGAACACTGCAGAAGTTTGTGGATGACCTATTCACCGTGATTCTCAGCACCTGCCGTCCAGTCCCGCTGGCCGTCAAATACTTTTTTGACCTGCTGGATGAGCAGGCGGGACAACATGGTATCTCTGACTCAGACACTATACACATCTGGAAGACCAACAG TCTGCCTCTGCGCTTCTGGATCAACATCATCAAAAATCCTCAGTTTATTTTTGACGTCCAGGCTTCTGACCATGTGGACGCCGTTCTCTCCGTCATTTCCCAGACTTTCATGGACTCCTGCACCATCGCTGAGCACAAGCTGGGCCGG GACTCTCCCATCAACAAACTGCTGTATGCCAGAGACATCCCTCGCTACAAACAGATGGTGGAAAG GTACTACTCTGACATCAGACAGACGGTCTCAGCCAGCGATCAGGAGATGAACTCCGCTCTGGCCGAGTTGTCCAGGGTGAGCACCAGAGATGAATCCATAaaatattatataaatataaaaatgttgaCTAACGCCACACTGATGTTTCAGAACTACTCAGGAGAGCTCAACTACCTGGTGGCGCTGCATGAGTTGTACAAGTACATCAACAAATACTACGACCAG